One segment of Panicum virgatum strain AP13 chromosome 1K, P.virgatum_v5, whole genome shotgun sequence DNA contains the following:
- the LOC120705114 gene encoding E3 ubiquitin-protein ligase EL5-like: MTQESDQGAAHSSRPGGGDVADDAPAPPVSATKAGAMTLGSIFTVASILLLFVVFAFVLVSLQYCFNAWDRGELRQEDTPSARRRRRRRGGSGRGIRTRTRGGGVDPELLRSLPVTVYRAAAPDSKGAVECAVCLAELEDGEAARFLPRCSHGFHAECVDAWLASHTTCPLCRLTVARPDAPPCSALLPPAPPEPASYAASSLPASVLLGVPDHQGAVTMAADGGAGASTGAAGVLAIEIPEPAPRDTAKSPGSARLRSSFRRLWSFGRQGAGASSSCSCAGAGEGADLEQGVSVTTDRPESSTNFLSYLQ, encoded by the coding sequence ATGACGCAGGAATCTGACCAAGGCGCCGCGCACTCGtcgcggcccggcggcggcgacgtcgccgacgacgctcccgcgccgcccgtgTCGGCCACCAAGGCGGGCGCCATGACGCTCGGCAGCATCTTCACCGTGGCGAGCATCCTCCTGCTCTTCGTCGTCTTCGCCTTCGTCCTCGTCTCGCTCCAGTACTGCTTCAACGCCTGGGACAGAggggagctgcgccaggaagacACGCCgagcgctcggcggcggcggcggcgccgtggcggCAGTGGTCGTGGGATCCGGACCCggaccaggggcggcggcgtcgacccGGAGCTGCTGCGCTCGCTGCCGGTCACGGTGtaccgcgcggcggcgcccgattCCAAGGGCGCGGTGGAGTGCGCCGTGTGCCTCGCGGAGCTcgaggacggcgaggcggcgcggttCCTGCCCCGCTGCAGCCACGGCTTCCACGCCGAGTGCGTCGACGCGTGGCTCGCGTCCCACACCACCTGCCCGCTCTGCCGCCTCACCGTCGCCAGGCCCgacgcgccgccgtgctcggcgCTTCTCCCTCCGGCTCCGCCGGAGCCCGCGAGCTACGCCGCCTCGTCCCTGCCCGCCAGCGTGCTCCTCGGGGTGCCCGACCACCAGGGCGCGGTCACCATGGCCGCCGACGGGGGCGCGGGCGCTTCCACCGGCGCCGCGGGCGTCCTGGCGATCGAGATCCCGGAGCCGGCCCCGCGCGACACCGCCAAGTCGCCGGGGTCGGCGAGGCTGAGATCGTCGTTCAGGAGGCTGTGGAGCTTCGGGAGGCAAGGGGCGGGGGCGAGCTCCTCCTGCTCAtgcgccggtgccggcgaagGAGCCGACCTGGAGCAGGGCGTCAGCGTCACCACCGACCGGCCGGAGAGCAGCACCAATTTTCTGAGCTATCTGCAATAG
- the LOC120656883 gene encoding putative cyclin-dependent kinase F-2 produces MAAAAAPAVGLESPAVIGGPACPAEARFQFGSIDDYEMVEEIGEGTFGVVAKARDRRTGETVAVKWIHGGEGDGEDGAARLRAAVLREAGCLDACRAHPSIVELRGVAADEATGDLFLVMEFVGPSLQRRLTGPFSEAEARACMRQLLGAVERMHGAGTIHRDIKPDNILVGAGGALKLCDFGCASPARPLGKAYPERRTGTTQYNAPEQLMGIRCYGPAVDMWALGCVMAELLIGMPLFMGCAAEDILVQLPMGPEAFDGMLSLAGREVLAGLLSYNPCERLTAADALKHRWFAEEDAAKPPAAKQSTLPRRPCPQQHGIRAAHGGGCLADSQIG; encoded by the coding sequence atggcggcggcagcggcgccggccgtAGGCCTCGAGAGTCCGGCGGTCATCGGCGGACCCGCCTGTCCCGCGGAGGCGCGCTTCCAGTTCGGGAGCATCGACGACTACGAGATGGTCGAGGAGATCGGGGAGGGCACCTTCGGCGTCGTGGCCAAGGCGCGGGACCGCCGCACGGGCGAGACGGTGGCCGTCAAGTGGAtccacggcggcgagggcgacggcgaggacggcgcGGCGCGCCTCCGCGCGGCCGTCCTCCGCGAGGCCGGCTGCCTCGACGCGTGCCGCGCCCACCCCTCCATCGTGGAGCTCAGGggcgtcgccgccgacgaggcgACGGGGGACCTGTTCCTCGTCATGGAGTTCGTCGGGCccagcctccagcgccggctcaCCGGGCCCTTCtccgaggccgaggcgcgcgCGTGCATGAGGCAGCTCCTCGGCGCCGTGGAGCGGATGCACGGCGCTGGGACCATCCACCGGGACATCAAGCCCGACAACAtcctcgtcggcgccggcggcgccctgaAGCTCTGCGACTTCGGgtgcgcgtcgccggcgaggccccTCGGCAAGGCCTACCCGGAGCGGCGCACGGGCACGACGCAGTACAACGCGCCGGAGCAGCTGATGGGCATCCGCTGCTACGGTCCGGCCGTGGACATGTGGGCGCTGGGGTGCGTCATGGCCGAGCTCCTCATCGGCATGCCCCTGTTCATGGGGTGCGCGGCGGAGGACATCCTCGTGCAGCTGCCGATGGGGCCGGAAGCCTTCGACGGCATGCTGTCGCTGGCCGGGCGCGAGGTCCTCGCCGGCCTGCTGAGCTACAACCCCTGCGAGAGGCTTACCGCGGCAGACGCGCTCAAACACAGGTGGTTCGCCGAGGAGGACGCGGCGAAGCCCCCTGCCGCAAAGCAGAGCACCCTGCCTCGTCGCCCTTGTCCTCAGCAGCACGGGATTAGAGCAGCTCATGGTGGTGGCTGTCTAGCTGATTCACAGATAGGATAG